GAAGTTATTAATATTGGTGTGAGTTACTTACTGATAGTGTCTTTATTTTATGTCGTAGTTGGAATTTTATTTGTCGTTCGGGAAACTTTACGAGGTACTGGAGATGCGATGGTTCCTTTAGCTATGGGGATTTTTGAGTTAGTTTCGAGACTAGTTATCGGATTTGTTTTATCGCTTTATATTGGTTACGTAGGACTTTGGTGGGCTACACCAGTTGCATGGATTACAGCAACGATGCTCGGTGTTTGGCGATATAAATCAGGAGCTTGGCAAAAAAAGGCAGTTATTCGGCGAAAATAACCATTTTAATAAAAAAAACGCCACAGAAGCTCATATTTTCTTTTTTTTAATAAATAATATCCCCCCATTAGTTTTGCTAAAAAAAGCTGAAAAACGAATATATGAAAATATTCTTTGTATTATTGGCAAAACTTTAGTAAAATAGAAGGTAGTGATAAAAAAAGATTGGGCGTGAAATTTTTGGCTGAAACAGTAAAGATAAATAGCGAGTTCGTAACGCTTGGTCAACTTTTACAAATGATTGATGTAGTTTCAACTGGTGGAATGGCGAAAGCGTACCTTAGTGAAAATACGATTTACATCAACGGAGAGCAAGACAATCGCCGGGGGAAAAAGCTTCGTAATGGCGATGTTATCTTAGTTCCCGGTGTTGGAAAAGTGAAGATCGAGCAAGGAAAATAGCAGATGCATTTAGAAAGTATTGTTTTAAGGAATTTCCGGAATTACGAAAACTTAGAACTAGAATTTTC
The sequence above is drawn from the Listeria monocytogenes genome and encodes:
- the yaaA gene encoding S4 domain-containing protein YaaA, which gives rise to MAETVKINSEFVTLGQLLQMIDVVSTGGMAKAYLSENTIYINGEQDNRRGKKLRNGDVILVPGVGKVKIEQGK